Proteins encoded in a region of the Isosphaeraceae bacterium EP7 genome:
- a CDS encoding ascorbate-dependent monooxygenase: MRRFATLAAGLTLLATAAPAMADGAVPTYTKDVSRILQARCQDCHRPGQVAPFSLLTYEQARKRASDIGHVTGEKIMPPWPASTNVGGPFRDARVLSDAEIKTLADWAAADCPEGDPKDAPAPREFSSDWPMGPPDLVVTMPEPYKLEASGDDVFRVFVLPTNLPEDRWIRAVDLKPGNRAVVHHVIAGVDTSGRGRELDAADPGPGYEALGGFGPGVPIRAFLPIWVPGSTPRNTPEGSGYVLPKGADLLIQMHYHKNGKPETDATSIGLYLTDKPQPRGVHTGFVFPNVSVLQGMAARAKLEAAKKDGRRPTFDEMLRDVLVIPAGEAHHEVKASTAKGATVMGRPLPRDILLTAVMPHMHWLGKDFNMTAVLPDEAKTRIPLIEIKRWDFNWQGTYAFEKPIPLPMGTTFEMNAHFDNSAANPANPSKPPREVRWGEQTTDEMCIGIFEFINATDDDTPQKKPKQDAPKSASR, translated from the coding sequence ATGCGACGCTTCGCAACCCTGGCAGCCGGCCTCACGCTCCTGGCCACGGCCGCCCCGGCGATGGCCGACGGGGCAGTCCCGACTTACACCAAGGACGTTTCCAGGATCCTCCAGGCGCGTTGCCAGGATTGCCACAGGCCCGGGCAGGTCGCCCCCTTCTCGCTGCTAACCTATGAGCAGGCCCGCAAACGAGCCAGCGACATCGGGCACGTGACCGGGGAGAAGATCATGCCCCCCTGGCCCGCCTCGACCAACGTGGGGGGGCCGTTCCGCGACGCTCGCGTGCTCTCGGACGCCGAGATCAAGACCCTGGCCGACTGGGCCGCGGCCGACTGCCCCGAGGGCGACCCCAAGGACGCTCCCGCCCCGCGCGAGTTCTCGTCCGACTGGCCGATGGGCCCCCCCGACCTCGTCGTCACCATGCCCGAACCCTACAAGCTCGAGGCCTCCGGCGACGACGTCTTCCGCGTCTTCGTCCTGCCCACCAACCTGCCCGAAGATCGCTGGATCAGGGCCGTCGACCTGAAGCCGGGCAACCGCGCCGTGGTCCACCACGTCATCGCGGGCGTCGACACGTCGGGCAGGGGACGCGAGTTGGACGCAGCCGATCCCGGGCCAGGCTATGAAGCCCTGGGCGGATTCGGCCCGGGCGTCCCCATCCGCGCCTTCCTGCCGATCTGGGTCCCGGGCTCGACCCCGCGCAACACGCCCGAGGGCTCCGGCTATGTGCTCCCCAAGGGGGCCGACCTCCTGATCCAGATGCACTACCACAAGAACGGCAAGCCCGAGACCGACGCCACGTCGATCGGCCTCTACCTGACCGACAAGCCGCAGCCGCGCGGGGTGCACACCGGGTTCGTCTTCCCCAATGTCTCGGTGCTGCAAGGCATGGCGGCCCGCGCCAAGCTTGAGGCGGCCAAGAAGGACGGCCGCAGGCCGACCTTCGACGAGATGCTGCGCGACGTGCTGGTGATCCCCGCCGGCGAGGCCCACCACGAGGTGAAGGCCAGCACCGCCAAGGGCGCCACCGTGATGGGCCGCCCGCTGCCACGAGACATCCTGCTGACCGCCGTGATGCCCCACATGCACTGGCTGGGCAAGGACTTCAACATGACCGCCGTGCTGCCCGACGAGGCGAAGACCCGCATCCCGCTGATCGAGATCAAGCGTTGGGACTTCAACTGGCAGGGCACCTACGCGTTCGAGAAGCCGATCCCGCTGCCGATGGGGACCACCTTCGAGATGAACGCCCACTTCGACAACTCGGCCGCCAACCCCGCCAACCCGAGCAAGCCCCCCCGCGAAGTGCGCTGGGGCGAGCAGACCACCGACGAGATGTGCATCGGCATCTTCGAGTTCATCAACGCCACCGACGACGACACCCCGCAGAAGAAGCCGAAGCAGGACGCCCCCAAGTCCGCCTCGCGCTGA
- a CDS encoding Ig-like domain repeat protein, with protein sequence MASPSTLKYTRNSRAPKPRNTRRRLSFDTLERLQLLSLSVFHVTSVADNGDDLNPSPGSLRAAILQANAAGAGNTAKIDFQIAADGLQTISIGATPLPALSAPIDLDGSTQSTFSGTGPAYVVIDGKGSFNRDGLDLVSGSDGSTIAGLSIVNFTSTPGHGFGSGIRVTTVSNVTIRGNLLGILPDGTAAGNSDSGLYASTSYGLSVLGNTIARNVGNGIGVSLTRNLIIRDNVIFANSGTGIGVGQAEGDASDPSKWNLIESNIVGWTADHSPVGNAYGGISVGGSAGVVIRGNTVGNNGSDGIALSMSPAAVVSGNRVEGSFRYDRLYLANGIAADLSDNAIIRSNYVADNSDDGILVRSSGGVTIGGPNFLADRNIVVRNGGNGVVLDQDGQRTPAISSILSNQIGVLLLDESPFVAAAGNAKDGLVIRGMTGIVVLGNLIRHNGQDGADLYAVSGAVVQNNEIIANAGDGLRLNGTNNTIGGGFANSIGLNGGVGVVVVGPELAGNSLTGNLIASETGRLFAQVVWSTDAGGADVSQTYPITATLSLVDSISTISGTFYGAPNTTYTLEFFHNFSPFPNQPQGPFSIAKQVVTTDASGHAAFLVDSSFGFMLENGVSGIATDASNNVYDFLWQKIGRAETSTSLAPVNGPLLVGQAVTLLAHVNSLRPGLSGRIVFRSGDVALGDAVIDSSGDASFTFVAPATGSYSFTATYNDPSYVVGQISYDYPYYKKSVSAPLDLEVLGLPTTTSLAVTSGPSVAGAPLGFTATVSPTGILGAPTGTVVFKDGETAIGSAAIGAGGVATLTTSALGVGTHHLSAIYLADGYFATSTSGVVAQVVTPSPTATTLVASAGTSPAGEWVSFSASVTSSTLNPAGLVDFYEGSTLLGSASIGANGLAEFRTLWPTVGTHAVVAVYRGDGNSEPSQSSPVDVVITRSLSSGGWLTVDVRSVIVGQPVAIYASFSAHEAGERMTGLISFYDGETLLGTLASEPGLNMPMVPQTYSCNATLTVTSLAKGEHSFRAVYSGDSNFTPAESSMQASVTVLPIGTKTSLTSEPTGTSTRLYARVSEDPSGLWTTGGNVSFYDGPTLLGTVFSFEGDASLDVGPLAPGVHQFRAVYSEGRFYESSNSSLDLTVAGPKVTGLSRYGLLASPTTIVLTFDGPLEPTRAQDPANYRLVDPRGRPVAIVAAAYDSATMTVTLRPARRLELLKSYTLTAVGGGVTGLAGTNGLALDDSGRGTPGTDFSTKITWKALTSPGASPAVVYVGGQETATTRRFVPYVRSVVRASRAMLLAPVGRVALARSK encoded by the coding sequence ATGGCATCCCCTTCAACGCTGAAGTACACCAGGAATTCCAGAGCCCCCAAGCCCCGGAACACCCGCCGCCGCCTCTCCTTCGACACCCTGGAGCGGCTGCAACTCCTCTCCCTGTCCGTCTTCCACGTCACCTCGGTGGCCGACAACGGCGACGACCTGAACCCCTCCCCCGGATCGCTCCGCGCGGCCATCCTCCAGGCCAACGCCGCCGGCGCCGGCAACACGGCGAAGATCGACTTCCAGATCGCCGCAGACGGGTTGCAGACCATCTCGATCGGGGCGACGCCACTGCCGGCCCTGAGCGCACCGATCGATCTCGACGGCTCAACCCAGAGCACCTTCAGCGGAACCGGCCCCGCCTATGTCGTCATCGACGGCAAGGGATCGTTCAATCGCGACGGCCTAGACCTCGTTTCAGGCTCCGATGGCAGCACGATCGCCGGGCTGTCGATCGTCAACTTCACGTCGACGCCGGGTCATGGGTTTGGTTCCGGGATCAGGGTGACGACCGTGTCGAATGTCACGATCCGTGGCAATCTCCTGGGCATCCTGCCCGACGGGACCGCCGCCGGCAACTCGGACTCGGGCCTGTACGCCAGCACGTCCTACGGCCTCTCGGTTCTCGGGAACACAATCGCGCGGAATGTCGGCAACGGAATTGGGGTTTCGCTGACCAGGAATTTGATCATCCGAGACAATGTCATCTTCGCGAATTCCGGGACAGGCATCGGCGTGGGTCAAGCCGAGGGGGACGCCTCCGACCCGTCGAAATGGAACCTGATCGAGTCGAACATCGTCGGCTGGACGGCCGACCACTCCCCGGTCGGCAACGCCTACGGCGGGATCTCTGTGGGAGGCTCGGCGGGGGTCGTGATCCGGGGCAATACGGTCGGCAACAATGGCTCCGACGGGATTGCCCTCTCGATGTCCCCCGCCGCCGTGGTCAGCGGCAACCGGGTCGAGGGAAGTTTCCGGTACGACAGGTTATATCTCGCCAACGGCATCGCCGCCGACCTGAGCGATAACGCGATCATCCGATCCAATTATGTGGCGGACAATTCGGATGACGGCATCCTCGTGCGGTCTTCCGGCGGCGTGACGATCGGCGGGCCAAATTTCCTGGCCGATCGCAACATCGTCGTGCGGAATGGCGGCAACGGCGTCGTCCTCGACCAGGACGGACAAAGAACGCCGGCCATCAGCTCGATCCTGAGTAACCAGATCGGCGTCCTTCTCCTCGATGAGAGCCCGTTCGTCGCCGCCGCCGGAAACGCGAAGGATGGGCTCGTGATTCGCGGCATGACGGGCATTGTGGTCCTCGGCAATCTGATCCGGCACAACGGCCAGGACGGGGCCGATCTTTACGCGGTGAGCGGGGCCGTCGTCCAGAACAATGAGATCATCGCCAACGCCGGCGACGGCCTCCGGCTCAATGGGACGAATAACACGATCGGCGGTGGCTTCGCCAATTCGATTGGATTGAATGGTGGGGTCGGGGTTGTGGTCGTCGGGCCGGAACTCGCGGGTAACTCGCTCACCGGCAATTTGATCGCCTCCGAGACGGGACGCCTATTCGCACAGGTCGTCTGGAGCACCGATGCCGGCGGTGCGGATGTCTCGCAGACCTATCCGATCACCGCGACGTTGAGCCTCGTCGACTCAATCTCGACGATCTCGGGGACGTTCTACGGCGCACCCAACACGACCTACACCCTGGAATTCTTCCATAACTTCAGCCCCTTTCCCAACCAACCTCAGGGGCCGTTCTCGATCGCCAAGCAGGTCGTGACGACCGACGCTTCAGGCCACGCCGCCTTCCTCGTGGATTCCTCGTTCGGCTTCATGTTGGAGAATGGGGTCTCCGGGATCGCGACCGACGCATCGAATAACGTGTACGATTTTCTGTGGCAGAAGATCGGTAGGGCGGAGACGAGCACGTCTCTGGCCCCGGTCAACGGGCCCTTGCTCGTCGGCCAGGCGGTCACGTTGCTGGCCCATGTGAACTCACTCCGACCCGGCCTCTCGGGTCGGATCGTTTTCCGATCCGGGGACGTGGCCCTGGGCGACGCCGTGATTGACTCGTCCGGCGACGCGAGCTTCACGTTCGTGGCACCTGCGACCGGGTCGTACTCGTTCACGGCAACCTACAACGATCCCAGCTATGTCGTCGGTCAGATCAGCTACGATTATCCGTATTATAAGAAGAGTGTTTCCGCACCTCTGGACCTGGAGGTCCTGGGCCTACCGACGACCACGTCTCTGGCCGTGACCTCCGGTCCGTCGGTCGCGGGAGCTCCCCTGGGCTTTACAGCGACGGTGAGCCCGACCGGAATACTCGGCGCACCCACCGGCACGGTCGTCTTCAAGGATGGCGAGACGGCGATTGGTTCGGCGGCGATCGGCGCCGGGGGGGTGGCGACGCTGACGACCTCGGCCCTCGGCGTCGGGACGCATCATCTATCGGCGATCTATCTGGCGGACGGCTACTTCGCAACGAGCACCTCCGGCGTCGTGGCCCAGGTGGTCACACCTTCGCCGACGGCCACCACGCTCGTCGCATCGGCCGGAACAAGCCCAGCGGGCGAGTGGGTGAGCTTCTCGGCGAGCGTCACCTCCTCGACCCTGAACCCAGCGGGGCTCGTTGATTTCTACGAGGGGAGCACGTTGCTCGGGTCGGCCTCGATCGGGGCCAATGGCCTGGCCGAGTTCCGCACGCTCTGGCCCACCGTCGGGACCCATGCGGTCGTGGCCGTCTACCGGGGAGATGGCAACTCGGAACCGAGCCAGTCCAGCCCGGTTGACGTGGTGATCACGCGGTCGCTGTCGAGCGGGGGATGGCTGACTGTCGATGTCCGGAGCGTGATCGTCGGCCAGCCGGTTGCGATTTACGCTTCGTTCAGCGCCCACGAGGCCGGCGAGAGGATGACCGGCCTCATCTCGTTCTACGACGGCGAGACCCTGCTGGGCACCCTGGCCAGCGAGCCGGGGCTGAACATGCCCATGGTCCCCCAAACATACTCCTGCAACGCCACGCTGACGGTGACGTCGTTGGCCAAGGGCGAGCATTCCTTCCGGGCCGTCTACTCGGGCGATTCGAATTTCACGCCGGCCGAGTCGTCGATGCAGGCTTCGGTGACGGTGCTGCCGATCGGCACGAAGACGAGCCTGACTTCGGAGCCGACGGGCACATCCACGCGGCTGTATGCTCGGGTGTCTGAAGACCCTTCCGGGCTCTGGACCACGGGCGGCAACGTCTCGTTCTACGACGGCCCGACCTTGCTGGGGACTGTCTTCTCGTTTGAAGGCGATGCGAGCCTGGATGTCGGGCCGCTCGCGCCGGGCGTGCATCAGTTCAGGGCGGTGTATTCCGAGGGCAGGTTCTATGAGTCGAGCAACTCGTCTCTGGATTTGACGGTCGCCGGGCCGAAGGTGACCGGGCTGAGCCGGTATGGCTTGCTTGCCTCCCCGACGACGATCGTGCTGACCTTCGACGGCCCGCTGGAACCGACCAGGGCGCAAGACCCGGCCAACTATCGGCTGGTCGACCCGCGCGGCCGTCCGGTCGCGATCGTGGCGGCCGCTTATGACTCGGCGACGATGACGGTGACGCTCAGGCCGGCCCGTCGGCTGGAACTTCTCAAGTCCTACACGCTGACGGCGGTAGGCGGCGGAGTGACGGGACTCGCCGGGACCAATGGCCTGGCCCTCGATGATTCGGGGCGGGGCACGCCGGGGACGGACTTCTCGACGAAGATCACCTGGAAGGCGCTCACCAGCCCCGGGGCGAGCCCGGCGGTCGTCTATGTCGGTGGCCAGGAAACCGCGACGACACGGCGGTTCGTGCCGTATGTCCGGTCGGTGGTCCGGGCGTCGAGGGCGATGCTGCTGGCTCCCGTCGGCCGGGTTGCCCTCGCACGGTCGAAGTAA